In one Mesorhizobium australicum genomic region, the following are encoded:
- a CDS encoding F0F1 ATP synthase subunit delta encodes MAKSGSTISGVAERYAGSLFELAADAKAVATVEKDLDGFEKMLSESADLKRLVESPVFSSDEQFNAISAIVKKAGLSALTGNFLKVVARNRRLFAVPAMIRSFREIAAESRGQVSAEVTSAHALTAAQQTELKTALKSVAGKDVAIAVTVDPSLLGGMIVKIGSRQIDTSLRTKLNSLKLALKEVG; translated from the coding sequence GTGGCTAAGTCTGGTTCGACCATCTCCGGCGTCGCGGAAAGATATGCGGGCTCCCTGTTCGAGCTCGCCGCCGACGCGAAGGCCGTCGCGACTGTGGAAAAGGATCTCGACGGGTTCGAGAAGATGCTCTCCGAGAGCGCCGACCTGAAGCGCCTGGTCGAAAGCCCGGTCTTCTCCTCCGACGAGCAGTTCAACGCCATTTCGGCGATCGTGAAGAAGGCCGGCCTCTCCGCGCTGACCGGCAACTTCCTGAAGGTCGTGGCGCGGAACCGCCGCCTGTTCGCCGTGCCGGCGATGATCCGCTCCTTCCGCGAGATCGCCGCCGAGAGCCGCGGCCAGGTCTCCGCCGAAGTGACTTCGGCGCACGCGCTGACAGCCGCCCAGCAGACGGAACTCAAGACGGCGCTGAAGTCGGTCGCCGGCAAGGACGTCGCCATCGCGGTGACCGTCGATCCTTCGCTTCTCGGCGGAATGATCGTCAAGATCGGCTCGCGCCAGATCGACACGTCGCTCCGCACCAAACTCAATTCGCTCAAGCTCGCACTTAAAGAGGTCGGCTGA
- a CDS encoding DUF4345 family protein → MEFAFPWPFSQGEWLAWSSAVVTVLFGLILFFAPGLSLRILRLQTTPEHPEALAEARATMSGFYLGLGLTCILFAQPMLYIALGASWALTAFGRLVSMMSDRGNTLYNWISLTLEIVLAALPLAFAFGLVP, encoded by the coding sequence ATGGAATTCGCATTTCCCTGGCCCTTCAGCCAAGGCGAGTGGCTGGCCTGGTCGTCGGCCGTGGTCACCGTGCTCTTCGGCCTGATCCTGTTCTTCGCGCCCGGCCTGTCGCTGCGCATCCTGCGGCTGCAGACGACGCCGGAGCATCCGGAGGCGCTGGCGGAGGCGCGGGCGACGATGTCGGGCTTCTATCTCGGCCTCGGCCTCACCTGCATCCTCTTCGCCCAGCCGATGCTCTACATCGCGCTCGGCGCGTCATGGGCGCTGACGGCGTTCGGGCGCCTCGTCTCGATGATGTCGGACCGGGGAAACACACTCTACAACTGGATTTCGCTCACGCTCGAGATCGTGCTGGCGGCGCTGCCGCTGGCCTTCGCGTTCGGGCTCGTTCCCTGA
- a CDS encoding aspartate/glutamate racemase family protein, whose product MRTIGLIGGMSWESTAIYYRLINEGVRERLGGLHSAKLLMYSFDFDEIAALQTAGDWAGAGVLLAEAGRRLEGAGAEALVLCTNTMHKLAAEIEGTVSVPLIHIADATAEAMTGRGVTHPILLATRFTMEQEFYTGRLRDRHGITAAVPDSAGRDVVHRIIYEELVRGIVTVPSKQAYLAEVARLRQAGYADGLIMGCTEITMLIGQDDFDIPVFDTTALHAQAAVDFMLG is encoded by the coding sequence ATGAGAACCATCGGCCTGATCGGCGGGATGAGCTGGGAATCGACGGCGATCTACTACCGGTTGATCAACGAGGGGGTTCGCGAGCGGCTGGGTGGGCTGCATTCTGCGAAGCTGCTGATGTATTCGTTCGACTTCGACGAGATCGCTGCCCTTCAGACGGCCGGCGACTGGGCGGGCGCCGGGGTTTTGCTGGCCGAGGCAGGCCGGCGGCTGGAGGGCGCGGGCGCGGAGGCGCTGGTGCTGTGCACCAACACGATGCACAAGCTGGCGGCGGAGATCGAGGGCACGGTGTCGGTGCCGCTCATTCACATCGCCGATGCGACAGCGGAGGCGATGACAGGCCGGGGCGTGACGCATCCAATCCTGCTCGCGACCCGCTTCACGATGGAGCAGGAGTTCTACACCGGCCGGCTGCGCGACAGGCACGGCATCACAGCGGCTGTGCCGGATTCCGCCGGGCGCGATGTCGTCCACCGCATCATCTATGAGGAACTGGTGCGCGGAATCGTGACCGTGCCGTCCAAGCAGGCCTATCTGGCGGAGGTCGCGCGGCTTCGGCAGGCCGGCTACGCGGACGGGCTGATCATGGGCTGCACGGAGATCACCATGCTGATCGGGCAGGACGATTTCGACATCCCGGTGTTCGACACGACTGCCCTGCATGCGCAGGCGGCGGTGGATTTCATGCTGGGGTGA
- a CDS encoding type II toxin-antitoxin system Phd/YefM family antitoxin: MKTMQLREAKAGLSALVDAAENGEPTIITRHGKPAAAIVSMDDVRKLHPDKKPNFGEFLLTYPGGIELERNPSSLRDVDL; the protein is encoded by the coding sequence ATGAAGACGATGCAACTCCGCGAAGCCAAGGCCGGGTTATCAGCGTTGGTCGACGCGGCCGAGAACGGCGAGCCGACGATCATTACCAGGCACGGCAAGCCGGCTGCCGCCATCGTGTCGATGGATGATGTCAGAAAGCTGCATCCCGACAAGAAGCCGAACTTCGGCGAATTTCTGCTGACATATCCCGGCGGCATCGAGCTTGAGCGAAACCCGTCATCGTTGCGTGACGTCGATCTGTGA
- a CDS encoding type II toxin-antitoxin system VapC family toxin, producing the protein MSGYLIDTSILSTLAPDRPPIPRELSSWIIEQGERGTLFTSAIVVLEIRRGIASLKRAGGSMRAERLAGWLGSMIEQFEENLLAVDTAVAISAGDLEDEVRAKGRSPGTADILIAATARVHELTVLTANARHFDVVGVNHFDPFKADLPR; encoded by the coding sequence GTGAGCGGCTATCTCATCGACACATCGATACTGTCGACATTGGCACCGGATCGGCCGCCAATCCCAAGGGAATTGAGTTCCTGGATCATCGAGCAGGGCGAACGGGGAACGCTCTTCACGTCCGCGATCGTCGTTCTTGAAATCAGACGGGGCATCGCAAGCCTCAAGCGTGCAGGAGGCTCCATGCGAGCGGAACGTCTCGCAGGGTGGCTTGGATCGATGATCGAGCAATTTGAGGAGAACCTGCTGGCAGTCGATACTGCGGTTGCGATTTCAGCGGGTGACCTTGAGGATGAGGTTCGAGCAAAAGGCCGTAGCCCCGGCACGGCAGATATTCTCATTGCCGCCACGGCACGCGTGCACGAACTCACCGTTCTCACCGCAAACGCGCGCCATTTCGACGTCGTTGGGGTCAATCATTTCGACCCGTTCAAAGCCGATCTGCCCCGCTGA
- a CDS encoding nucleotidyltransferase domain-containing protein, producing MRAALPDDAWNAWHPAELAGRLAGVERPWCVVGGWALDLWLGEQTREHEDIEFTVLREDLPLFRAALSGMAFFTAHDGVVASLPADMEPAEDVFQIWCQEPTERCWRADMMIEPGTPATWVYKRDRTITRPRAEMVGVTGDGIPYLKPAGVLLFKAKHQRAKDEADFERALPKMAKEERLWLAQCLTRLHPRHDWLAAL from the coding sequence GTGAGAGCCGCTCTTCCTGACGATGCCTGGAACGCCTGGCATCCGGCCGAACTCGCGGGACGGCTGGCGGGCGTCGAGCGGCCTTGGTGCGTCGTCGGAGGCTGGGCGCTCGACCTTTGGCTTGGAGAACAGACGCGGGAGCACGAGGATATCGAGTTCACCGTGCTGCGGGAGGATCTGCCGCTGTTCCGCGCCGCGCTGAGCGGCATGGCGTTCTTCACGGCGCATGACGGCGTCGTCGCCAGCCTGCCGGCGGATATGGAGCCAGCGGAAGACGTGTTCCAGATCTGGTGCCAGGAGCCGACGGAACGCTGCTGGCGCGCGGACATGATGATCGAGCCGGGCACGCCGGCGACCTGGGTCTACAAGAGAGACAGGACGATCACGCGGCCGCGCGCCGAGATGGTGGGTGTGACCGGCGACGGCATTCCCTACCTGAAGCCCGCCGGCGTCCTGCTGTTCAAGGCGAAACACCAGCGCGCCAAGGACGAGGCGGATTTCGAACGGGCGCTGCCGAAGATGGCGAAAGAGGAGCGGCTCTGGCTCGCGCAGTGCCTGACGCGGCTCCATCCCCGACATGACTGGCTGGCGGCACTTTGA
- a CDS encoding primosomal protein N', whose amino-acid sequence MNRDSPRPRTAAVLVPMPAERPYTYAVPDGMQVEPGSIVQVPLGPREVAGVVWDADAGAVDPKKLRPITRAFDCPPLSKDMRRFIDWVADYTLSPPGLAARMALRAPAAFDPEPWIEGLKPTGNAPDRMTDARRRVMELIGDGFAWTRSGLAHAAGVTGAVIDGMRAQGCFEDTLLPPRPVVAPPDPAYGGQDLNPDQQAAADRLAATVKAGGYSVTLLDGVTGSGKTEVYFEAIAAAVEAGRQVLVLLPEIALTHAFLERFQQRFGAKPAEWHSDLAPRMRERVWRQVAEGQIRVVAGARSALFLPFNELGLIVVDEEHDPAFKQEDRVFYNARDMAVVRGHIGAFPVILSSATPSVETRVNAQTGRYARVALPSRYAEAALPTLASIDLRRHPPARGGFLSPPLIEAMRRTLEKEEQSLLFLNRRGYAPLTLCRVCGHRFQCPDCSSWLVEHRFRGQLVCHQCGHAEKKPEACPECGTLDHLVACGPGVERIAEEVVAHFPDARTIVLSSDLVGGVRRLRLELEAVAKGEADIVIGTQLVAKGHNFPNMTLVGVVDADLGLANGDPRAAERTFQLLSQVTGRAGRTGKKSRGLLQTYQPDHPVMRAIVSGDAESFYEREIAERERAGLPPFGRLAGIIVSAATRAEAESHARGLRRAAPAANDIHVLGPAEAPLSLVGGRHRFRLLVQGERKSHLQGFVREMLAAGPKVRGSVRVQVDIDPQSFL is encoded by the coding sequence ATGAACAGAGATTCGCCACGACCGAGAACGGCGGCGGTGCTCGTGCCGATGCCGGCCGAGCGGCCGTACACCTATGCCGTGCCGGACGGCATGCAGGTCGAGCCGGGATCGATCGTGCAGGTGCCGTTGGGGCCGCGCGAGGTGGCGGGCGTGGTGTGGGACGCGGACGCGGGCGCTGTCGACCCGAAGAAGCTGAGGCCGATCACGAGAGCCTTCGACTGTCCGCCGCTGTCGAAGGACATGCGCCGCTTCATCGACTGGGTGGCGGACTACACGCTGTCGCCGCCGGGACTGGCGGCGCGGATGGCGCTGCGGGCGCCGGCGGCGTTCGACCCCGAGCCGTGGATCGAGGGGCTTAAGCCGACCGGCAATGCGCCCGACCGGATGACCGATGCGCGGCGACGGGTGATGGAGCTGATCGGCGACGGGTTCGCGTGGACGCGCTCGGGGCTGGCGCATGCCGCGGGCGTGACGGGCGCGGTGATCGACGGCATGCGGGCGCAGGGCTGTTTCGAGGACACGCTCCTGCCGCCTCGTCCGGTGGTCGCGCCGCCCGACCCGGCCTATGGCGGCCAGGACCTCAATCCGGACCAGCAGGCGGCGGCCGACCGGCTCGCCGCGACGGTCAAGGCCGGGGGCTATTCGGTGACCCTGCTCGACGGTGTCACCGGATCGGGCAAGACGGAGGTCTATTTCGAGGCGATCGCGGCGGCGGTGGAAGCAGGGCGGCAGGTGCTGGTGCTTCTGCCGGAGATCGCGCTGACGCACGCCTTCCTCGAACGGTTCCAGCAGCGCTTCGGCGCCAAGCCGGCCGAATGGCATTCCGACCTCGCGCCGCGGATGCGCGAGCGGGTGTGGCGGCAGGTGGCGGAGGGGCAAATTCGCGTGGTGGCCGGCGCCCGATCGGCGCTGTTCCTGCCGTTCAACGAGCTCGGGCTGATCGTCGTCGACGAAGAGCACGATCCGGCCTTCAAGCAGGAGGACCGCGTCTTCTACAATGCGCGCGACATGGCGGTGGTGCGCGGCCATATCGGCGCGTTCCCGGTGATCCTGTCGTCCGCCACGCCGTCGGTGGAGACGCGCGTCAACGCGCAGACCGGGCGCTATGCCCGCGTGGCGCTGCCGTCGCGCTATGCCGAGGCGGCGCTGCCGACGCTTGCCTCGATCGACCTCAGGCGCCATCCGCCGGCACGGGGCGGGTTCCTGTCGCCGCCGCTGATCGAGGCGATGCGCCGCACACTGGAGAAGGAGGAGCAGTCGCTCTTGTTCCTCAACCGGCGCGGCTATGCGCCGCTGACGCTGTGCCGGGTCTGCGGTCATCGCTTCCAGTGCCCGGACTGTTCGTCCTGGCTGGTCGAGCACCGGTTCCGGGGCCAGCTCGTCTGCCACCAGTGCGGCCATGCGGAGAAGAAGCCGGAGGCCTGCCCGGAATGCGGCACGCTCGACCATCTCGTCGCCTGCGGGCCGGGGGTAGAGCGCATCGCGGAGGAGGTGGTGGCGCACTTCCCGGATGCGCGCACCATCGTGCTGTCGTCGGACCTCGTCGGCGGGGTGAGGCGGCTCAGGCTCGAACTGGAGGCGGTGGCGAAGGGCGAGGCTGATATCGTCATCGGCACGCAGCTGGTCGCCAAGGGGCACAATTTCCCGAACATGACGCTGGTGGGCGTGGTCGACGCCGATCTCGGGCTGGCCAACGGCGACCCGCGCGCGGCGGAGCGAACGTTCCAGCTGCTGAGCCAGGTGACGGGCCGCGCGGGGCGCACCGGCAAGAAGAGCCGCGGCCTGCTGCAGACCTACCAGCCGGACCATCCGGTGATGCGGGCGATCGTGTCGGGCGATGCGGAGAGCTTTTACGAGCGCGAGATCGCCGAGCGCGAACGGGCAGGCCTGCCGCCCTTCGGCCGGCTCGCGGGCATCATCGTCAGCGCGGCGACAAGGGCGGAGGCGGAGAGCCATGCGCGCGGCCTGCGGCGCGCGGCACCCGCCGCCAACGACATCCACGTGCTCGGGCCGGCGGAAGCGCCCCTGTCGCTCGTCGGCGGACGGCACCGGTTCCGGCTGCTGGTACAGGGCGAGCGGAAATCGCATCTCCAGGGCTTCGTGCGCGAGATGCTCGCGGCCGGGCCGAAGGTGCGCGGCAGCGTGCGGGTGCAGGTCGATATCGACCCGCAGAGCTTCCTGTGA
- the fsa gene encoding fructose-6-phosphate aldolase, which yields MKFFVDTADVKEIRELNDLGLLDGVTTNPSLILKSGRDIKEVTKEICDIVDGPVSAEVTATEYAEIMREADVLSKIADNICIKLPLTLDGLKACKALTGDGRQTNVTLCFSANQALLAAKAGATFISPFIGRLDDMGFDGVELIAEIRHIYDNYGFETEILAASIRTPDHVKRVALIGADVATVPPATLKALVKHPLTDKGLEQFLADWAKTGQKIG from the coding sequence ATGAAGTTCTTTGTCGACACCGCGGACGTGAAGGAAATCCGCGAACTCAACGATCTGGGTCTGCTGGACGGCGTCACCACCAACCCGTCGCTGATCCTGAAATCCGGCCGCGACATCAAGGAAGTCACCAAGGAAATCTGCGACATCGTCGACGGACCGGTGTCGGCCGAGGTGACGGCCACCGAATATGCCGAGATCATGCGCGAGGCCGACGTTCTGTCGAAGATCGCCGACAACATCTGCATCAAGCTGCCGCTGACGCTGGACGGCCTCAAGGCCTGCAAGGCGCTCACCGGCGACGGCCGCCAGACCAACGTCACGCTCTGCTTCTCGGCCAACCAGGCGCTGCTGGCGGCCAAGGCCGGCGCGACCTTCATCTCGCCCTTCATCGGCCGCCTCGACGACATGGGCTTCGACGGCGTCGAGCTGATCGCCGAGATCCGCCACATCTACGACAATTACGGCTTCGAGACCGAGATCCTCGCCGCCTCGATCCGCACACCGGACCACGTAAAGCGCGTGGCGCTGATCGGCGCCGATGTCGCCACCGTGCCGCCGGCGACGCTGAAGGCGCTGGTCAAGCACCCGCTCACCGACAAGGGGCTGGAGCAGTTCCTCGCCGACTGGGCCAAGACCGGCCAGAAGATCGGCTGA
- a CDS encoding 2-keto-4-pentenoate hydratase codes for MRLAADIAREVLSALDEHFQIAPFTGRDGGLDARRAQAVARELARLRSARGLRKVGRKIGFTNRGIWAEYGVWAPIWGDVWDGSLANARPGMTVAIGDLVQPRIEPEIVVGLEDDLEPGMDVEAIAGRIGWIAHGYEIVQSPFPDWRFQAADCTAAGALHGKLLVGPRRPVPRSERSALPRALAELTVSLHKNGAEVDRGLGTNVLDGPVHALAHLVAALAEDPNEEPVRAGDIISTGTITRAFPIAPGERWQTVLGDHDLPGMDVTFA; via the coding sequence ATGCGTCTGGCCGCCGACATCGCCCGCGAGGTCCTGTCGGCGCTGGACGAACACTTCCAGATCGCGCCGTTCACCGGCCGCGACGGCGGGCTCGACGCCCGCCGGGCGCAGGCCGTCGCGCGCGAGCTGGCCCGGCTGCGCAGCGCCCGCGGCCTGCGCAAGGTCGGCCGCAAGATCGGCTTCACCAACCGGGGCATCTGGGCGGAATACGGCGTCTGGGCCCCGATCTGGGGCGATGTCTGGGACGGGTCGCTCGCGAATGCACGGCCGGGCATGACGGTCGCCATCGGCGACCTCGTCCAGCCGCGCATAGAGCCCGAGATCGTGGTCGGCCTCGAAGACGACCTCGAGCCCGGCATGGATGTCGAGGCGATCGCCGGGCGGATCGGCTGGATCGCGCATGGCTACGAGATCGTGCAGTCGCCGTTTCCCGACTGGCGTTTCCAGGCGGCCGACTGCACCGCCGCCGGAGCCTTGCACGGAAAGCTGCTCGTCGGCCCGCGCCGTCCCGTGCCGCGCAGCGAACGGTCCGCCCTCCCGCGGGCGCTCGCGGAACTGACGGTCTCGCTTCATAAGAATGGCGCGGAAGTGGACCGGGGCCTTGGCACAAATGTGCTGGACGGCCCCGTGCATGCACTCGCCCATCTCGTCGCAGCCCTGGCCGAAGACCCCAACGAAGAGCCCGTGCGTGCCGGCGACATCATTTCGACGGGAACGATCACGCGCGCCTTTCCGATCGCGCCCGGCGAACGCTGGCAGACGGTCTTAGGCGACCACGACCTGCCCGGCATGGACGTCACCTTCGCCTGA
- a CDS encoding 1-acyl-sn-glycerol-3-phosphate acyltransferase has translation MTTSQFGLLSGRLETLRTGGDHIVDQLIAERTQLISKHPLWPLIRPVLVRFLHYRQAVEMADEIARLDGWRAFEMISGLLSLDLTLTGLANLPKTGGFILAPNHPTGIADGIAIFDTLKAVRPDMTFFANRDALRVSAGFRDMIIPVEWRAGAKSYGKSRDTLEMTAKAFSDNRPVVLFPSGRLAFWNEGKLTERPWQNSVVSLARRYNYPVVPAHISARNSGLFYFLSKHSTEIRDMTLFHELLNKKRQKFAISIGHPIAPDCLEGEPAEVAAALQEHTVVRMADDPDAVFRPVAPRLTSAA, from the coding sequence ATGACGACTTCCCAGTTCGGGCTCCTGTCCGGTCGGCTGGAGACGCTGCGCACGGGCGGCGACCACATCGTCGACCAGCTCATCGCCGAGCGCACACAACTGATCTCGAAACACCCTCTCTGGCCGCTGATCCGGCCGGTTCTGGTGCGTTTTCTCCATTATCGCCAGGCGGTCGAGATGGCCGACGAGATCGCGCGGCTGGACGGCTGGCGCGCCTTCGAGATGATCAGCGGGCTTCTGTCGCTGGACCTGACGCTGACCGGCCTGGCGAACCTGCCGAAGACGGGAGGCTTCATCCTCGCCCCGAATCACCCGACGGGCATCGCCGACGGCATCGCCATCTTCGACACGCTGAAGGCGGTGCGGCCGGACATGACCTTCTTCGCCAACCGCGATGCGCTGCGCGTGTCGGCCGGCTTCCGCGACATGATCATCCCGGTCGAATGGCGAGCCGGCGCAAAATCCTACGGCAAGTCGCGCGATACGCTGGAGATGACGGCGAAGGCCTTTAGCGACAACCGGCCCGTGGTGCTGTTTCCGTCCGGCCGGCTGGCGTTCTGGAACGAGGGCAAGCTCACCGAGCGGCCGTGGCAGAACTCGGTCGTGTCGCTGGCTCGCCGCTACAACTATCCGGTCGTGCCGGCGCATATCTCGGCGCGGAATTCCGGCCTGTTCTACTTCCTGTCGAAGCACTCGACCGAAATCCGCGACATGACGCTGTTTCACGAACTGCTGAACAAGAAGCGGCAGAAGTTCGCCATCTCGATCGGCCATCCGATCGCGCCGGACTGCCTGGAAGGCGAACCGGCAGAGGTCGCCGCCGCGCTGCAGGAGCACACGGTGGTGCGGATGGCGGACGATCCCGACGCCGTCTTCCGCCCCGTCGCACCGCGGCTGACAAGCGCGGCCTGA
- the lptE gene encoding LPS assembly lipoprotein LptE → MSLHEMNRRRFSLGLVALAGLAVMSACTARPLYSDAGLQTGSLAGSAARPSIVVKPPTTRVGLEVRNHLVFLLTGGGAEPANPAYTLDPSVSSVSSNTATIQRTVDTEPTSGQVTVTASYKIIDNKTGEPVAAGRRSMVASYDIPRQEFAAVRALRDAENRAARELAETLRAAIAQDLARLPPAS, encoded by the coding sequence ATGTCGTTGCATGAGATGAACCGGCGGCGCTTTTCGCTGGGACTGGTGGCCCTGGCGGGTCTCGCCGTGATGTCCGCCTGCACGGCGCGCCCGCTCTACAGCGATGCCGGCCTGCAGACCGGCTCGCTGGCCGGCAGCGCGGCCAGGCCGTCGATCGTCGTCAAGCCGCCGACGACCCGCGTCGGGCTCGAAGTGCGCAACCATCTCGTCTTTCTGCTGACCGGCGGCGGCGCCGAGCCGGCCAATCCGGCCTATACGCTGGACCCGTCGGTGTCGTCCGTCTCCAGCAACACCGCCACGATCCAGCGGACGGTGGATACCGAGCCGACATCCGGCCAGGTGACCGTCACCGCGAGCTACAAGATCATCGACAACAAGACCGGCGAGCCTGTCGCCGCCGGCCGCCGGTCGATGGTCGCCTCCTACGACATCCCCCGCCAGGAGTTCGCCGCCGTGCGCGCCCTGCGGGATGCGGAAAACCGCGCCGCGCGGGAACTCGCCGAAACCCTGCGCGCCGCGATTGCCCAGGATCTGGCGCGCCTGCCGCCTGCGTCCTGA